A region of Moorena producens PAL-8-15-08-1 DNA encodes the following proteins:
- a CDS encoding DNA-binding protein has protein sequence MNKCVGTTEAASLLGISSRRLRQLLENGRVRGAYKSGKFWIIPLFNDLPQITKGNRGPKGKWRTSRPPALAKINVNRNHIGSNMKKSPQDRKPVISVKRKGTNLYGNEVEILGPCKIVYQPDHPLDCGARLWIETFSDIHFVGGSFPASS, from the coding sequence ATGAACAAGTGCGTTGGAACTACTGAAGCAGCATCTCTATTAGGAATTTCTTCTCGACGATTGCGCCAACTCCTAGAGAACGGTCGGGTGCGGGGTGCCTATAAAAGCGGTAAATTCTGGATTATTCCTCTGTTCAACGATTTGCCACAAATTACTAAAGGTAATCGTGGACCAAAGGGCAAATGGCGCACTAGTCGTCCCCCGGCATTAGCGAAGATTAATGTCAATCGCAATCACATTGGCTCGAATATGAAGAAAAGCCCTCAAGACCGGAAGCCAGTGATTTCAGTAAAACGAAAGGGCACTAATCTCTACGGTAATGAGGTGGAAATCCTTGGTCCGTGTAAGATTGTGTATCAGCCGGATCATCCACTCGATTGTGGCGCTCGTTTGTGGATTGAAACCTTCAGTGATATCCACTTTGTTGGTGGGAGTTTTCCGGCTAGTAGTTGA
- a CDS encoding CopG family transcriptional regulator — protein sequence MKTEISLPDSVFEEAEALAQQMGLSRSELYLKALKAYLKRYNRNQILQKLNEVYSKESSELDPLMAKIQFMSLPHEKW from the coding sequence ATGAAAACTGAAATTTCACTTCCAGACTCAGTTTTTGAAGAAGCAGAAGCCCTTGCTCAACAGATGGGCTTGTCACGTAGTGAACTCTACCTAAAGGCATTAAAAGCTTATCTTAAAAGGTACAATCGCAATCAAATTTTACAGAAGCTGAATGAAGTCTACTCTAAAGAGTCTTCTGAGCTAGATCCATTGATGGCAAAGATACAATTCATGTCTCTGCCTCATGAAAAATGGTAA